The bacterium genome window below encodes:
- a CDS encoding PKD domain-containing protein: MRRLSIMVFLAAIGLVAFAFADGFSSFTTVNSDIASNQVSAVAVDYLGRVLIGTKDSGLSLVQGSDWTHFTKDNSGLVSDRVKALAFDSSGRAFIGTDVGVSILSGSGWQTFTTENSGLSDNWTEALAVASDGVVWMGTHSGGLCSYDQGSWEHFSVSNSGLASDRIAAVTVQEDGAVWVGTSDAGVSVLSGDSWTTYNTSNSLLMSDNINSIGVCPSGAVWVGTPNGLCVYRDGEWEDGTSLVFDPDVRAIVVDDFGYRWFGLRTGVVQFDGSWAVDYDYEVSNACITSVALGESKVYFGSREHGLLWFDYGANLPPLMPQTPAGPDTGSTDTGMEFWTVTTDPEGSSVSYQFDWDDGSDSQWGPATQSHTYSSLGTYGIIVRARDDAGKKSAYSEGHTVRVATGNRPPQSPTTPRGPASALVGQRVEFSTSSYDPDGDEIEFTFEWGDGNQGDWGEPVQTWAYEQTGTFNVRAKARDDKGRESQWSPTASIKIEQPNSPPSRPQQPSGPSSGLVNTTYTFTTSAIDPDGDQVSFLFDWGDGEDSGWGPPSASHAYKRIGEYDICALAKDEHEAQSNWSSYHTIEITGTSKPIIELGSVRDTYYLGDTIKLYGTLINDLDEMMVDVYIAATFPGSDTLLYYPTFGADPSPIPMTLAAHSEFGPYCFLQLPIVGQIPLGSYYVYGALVAPGTQFDFLSEIDVLVFEYAGEQQGR, translated from the coding sequence ATGAGACGATTATCGATCATGGTGTTCTTGGCCGCGATTGGCCTCGTAGCATTCGCCTTTGCCGATGGCTTCAGTTCCTTCACAACGGTAAACAGCGACATCGCCAGCAACCAGGTCTCGGCTGTGGCCGTCGATTACCTCGGCCGGGTTCTTATCGGAACCAAGGATTCGGGGCTTTCGCTGGTGCAAGGCTCTGACTGGACGCACTTCACAAAGGACAACTCAGGCCTCGTAAGCGACAGAGTCAAGGCCCTGGCGTTCGACTCCTCTGGCCGGGCCTTCATCGGAACGGACGTTGGCGTGTCGATCCTGTCTGGCTCCGGCTGGCAGACATTCACCACCGAGAACTCGGGCCTATCCGATAACTGGACCGAGGCGCTCGCGGTCGCATCTGATGGCGTGGTCTGGATGGGTACGCACTCCGGCGGCCTGTGTTCCTACGACCAGGGGAGTTGGGAGCACTTCAGCGTGTCCAACAGCGGACTGGCATCTGACAGAATCGCCGCCGTTACGGTCCAGGAGGACGGCGCAGTGTGGGTCGGCACCAGCGATGCTGGCGTCTCGGTCCTATCCGGCGACAGCTGGACCACTTACAACACCAGCAATTCCCTGCTGATGTCCGACAACATAAACAGCATCGGCGTCTGCCCATCAGGCGCGGTCTGGGTCGGGACACCCAACGGACTGTGCGTCTATCGCGACGGCGAGTGGGAGGATGGGACGAGCCTCGTCTTCGACCCAGATGTCCGGGCCATCGTCGTCGATGATTTCGGCTACCGCTGGTTCGGGCTCAGGACGGGCGTCGTGCAGTTCGATGGCTCCTGGGCCGTCGATTACGATTACGAGGTCTCAAACGCCTGCATCACCTCCGTCGCTTTGGGTGAAAGTAAGGTCTATTTCGGGTCCCGTGAACACGGCTTGTTGTGGTTCGACTACGGCGCGAACTTGCCACCGCTGATGCCTCAGACGCCTGCCGGGCCAGATACCGGCTCGACCGACACGGGGATGGAGTTTTGGACGGTAACGACAGACCCCGAGGGCAGTTCCGTGTCCTACCAGTTCGATTGGGACGACGGCTCAGATTCGCAGTGGGGGCCGGCTACGCAGTCACATACTTACTCCTCACTTGGCACCTACGGCATAATCGTTCGGGCGAGGGACGATGCGGGCAAAAAGTCGGCCTACAGCGAGGGCCACACGGTGAGGGTAGCAACTGGCAACAGGCCGCCCCAGTCGCCGACGACGCCTCGCGGGCCGGCATCGGCGTTGGTGGGTCAGCGTGTTGAGTTTTCGACCTCGAGCTACGACCCCGATGGGGACGAGATTGAGTTCACGTTCGAGTGGGGCGACGGCAATCAGGGCGACTGGGGCGAGCCTGTTCAGACCTGGGCTTACGAGCAGACGGGTACCTTCAACGTCAGAGCCAAAGCGAGAGACGATAAGGGGAGAGAATCTCAGTGGTCACCGACCGCCTCGATCAAGATCGAGCAGCCCAACTCGCCGCCATCTCGACCACAACAGCCGTCAGGCCCGTCGTCCGGGCTTGTCAACACCACATACACGTTCACGACGAGCGCTATCGATCCTGACGGCGACCAAGTCTCATTCCTCTTCGACTGGGGCGACGGAGAGGACAGTGGCTGGGGGCCGCCCTCGGCATCTCACGCATATAAACGCATTGGAGAGTACGACATCTGTGCCCTGGCTAAGGATGAGCACGAGGCCCAGTCCAACTGGTCAAGCTATCACACCATCGAGATAACCGGAACGTCCAAACCCATAATAGAGCTCGGCTCCGTCCGGGACACATACTACTTGGGCGACACAATCAAGCTCTACGGCACGCTTATCAACGACCTGGATGAGATGATGGTTGACGTTTATATCGCGGCCACGTTTCCGGGCTCAGACACGCTCCTTTACTACCCAACCTTCGGAGCCGACCCGTCCCCAATCCCGATGACGCTCGCAGCGCACAGCGAGTTTGGGCCCTATTGCTTCTTGCAGCTTCCGATAGTAGGCCAAATCCCGCTCGGCAGCTACTACGTCTATGGGGCGCTCGTGGCGCCCGGCACGCAGTTTGACTTCCTCTCGGAAATAGATGTGCTCGTCTTTGAATACGCCGGCGAACAGCAGGGCAGATGA
- a CDS encoding type II toxin-antitoxin system RelE/ParE family toxin gives MADVRWTAQALDDLDSVCAYIARDSPHYAQMFATDVFEAAEQLARFPRLGRIVPEVARDTVRELIVGNYRLIYRVQQDQVEILTIHHGARRLERDRV, from the coding sequence ATGGCTGACGTAAGGTGGACCGCACAGGCTCTTGACGATCTTGATTCGGTTTGCGCCTACATCGCCCGCGACTCCCCGCACTATGCTCAAATGTTCGCCACCGATGTGTTCGAGGCGGCAGAGCAATTGGCGCGATTCCCGCGTCTGGGACGAATCGTGCCTGAAGTGGCTCGCGATACTGTGAGGGAGCTGATTGTGGGCAATTACAGACTCATTTATCGGGTACAGCAAGACCAAGTTGAAATCCTAACAATTCACCACGGTGCGAGACGACTTGAACGCGATAGAGTTTGA
- a CDS encoding ABC transporter ATP-binding protein — protein MNAIEFENVSEKYTLRRGHAASLKSVVLSFGRGMEGAKEDFWALKDLSLSVPKGSVMGIIGENGAGKSTLLKLATGIIEPDMGEVVVRGRVSALLELGAGFHPELTGRENVFLNGSILGLKRRQIHECLDRIVEFAELEQFIDMPVKSYSSGMYVRLGFAIAVHVRPDILIIDEALAVGDEAFQHKSLNKIMEFNKEGKTILFVSHNLAAVERLCDTCIWMHKGEIRAQGPVRNVLREYDTYVAEGFVARLDGKEGFQVKEKVDGRRGNLKIRVVGVTFLDGQGRSKKLFKIGQPMTVRVDYEADVPCEAPVFGVAIWREDNVYVYGTNTLWDDQATRPIKAGRGSFEMRYKALSILEGNYKVSVGIFKPGGTTPYDAFDFHPPHYPFRVQGTGTSHGIVFLEHEWRQP, from the coding sequence TTGAACGCGATAGAGTTTGAGAACGTATCCGAGAAATACACGCTACGGCGTGGGCACGCTGCGAGCCTGAAGTCCGTCGTGCTCTCGTTCGGGCGAGGTATGGAGGGAGCAAAGGAGGATTTCTGGGCGCTTAAGGACCTCAGTTTGAGCGTTCCAAAAGGCTCAGTGATGGGCATCATTGGCGAAAACGGCGCCGGCAAGAGCACCCTTCTGAAGCTCGCGACCGGGATCATCGAGCCTGACATGGGTGAGGTCGTCGTCCGGGGCCGTGTCTCTGCCCTGCTCGAGCTCGGCGCTGGGTTTCATCCCGAGCTGACAGGCCGCGAGAACGTTTTTCTCAACGGCTCCATCCTGGGCCTCAAGCGCCGACAGATACATGAGTGCCTCGACAGAATAGTCGAGTTCGCCGAGCTCGAGCAGTTCATTGACATGCCCGTTAAGTCCTACTCCTCTGGGATGTATGTGCGCCTGGGCTTCGCCATCGCAGTTCACGTCAGGCCAGACATCCTGATTATTGACGAGGCGCTCGCGGTCGGCGACGAGGCGTTTCAGCATAAGTCGCTGAACAAGATCATGGAGTTCAACAAGGAGGGCAAGACGATTCTCTTCGTATCGCACAACTTAGCGGCCGTGGAGCGGCTTTGCGATACGTGCATCTGGATGCACAAGGGCGAGATTCGTGCCCAGGGTCCCGTGCGCAACGTGCTGCGGGAATACGACACCTACGTTGCGGAGGGGTTTGTGGCCAGGCTCGACGGGAAGGAGGGTTTTCAGGTCAAGGAAAAGGTCGATGGCCGCCGCGGTAACCTCAAAATCAGGGTCGTTGGCGTAACGTTTCTCGATGGACAGGGCAGGAGTAAGAAGCTGTTCAAGATAGGCCAGCCGATGACGGTTCGGGTCGATTACGAGGCCGATGTCCCGTGCGAGGCCCCGGTCTTCGGGGTGGCGATATGGCGCGAAGACAACGTCTATGTCTATGGCACAAACACGCTTTGGGACGACCAAGCGACCAGGCCCATCAAGGCGGGACGCGGCTCGTTCGAGATGAGATACAAAGCGCTTTCGATTCTCGAGGGCAACTACAAGGTCTCGGTGGGCATTTTCAAGCCGGGCGGGACGACCCCTTACGATGCCTTTGACTTCCACCCGCCTCATTACCCCTTCCGGGTGCAGGGCACGGGCACGTCGCACGGCATTGTCTTTCTCGAACATGAATGGAGGCAGCCGTAG
- a CDS encoding nucleotidyltransferase substrate binding protein yields the protein MTAQDVRWIRHLNNFSKAMAQLTKFIEKGDLNELEKQGLIHAFGYTYELAWNTLKDFFEAQGETDIYGSRDVFRLAFRRGLIENGEAWMDMIKSRNLTSHTYDEAVASEIVSAILESYFAEFEALKATLEELKLEEQV from the coding sequence ATGACGGCACAAGACGTCCGCTGGATCCGGCACTTAAACAACTTCTCAAAGGCCATGGCTCAATTGACAAAGTTCATTGAGAAGGGCGACTTGAACGAGCTGGAGAAGCAGGGCCTGATCCATGCTTTTGGATATACCTACGAATTGGCATGGAACACGCTTAAGGACTTCTTTGAAGCGCAGGGTGAAACCGATATTTATGGCAGCCGCGATGTTTTTCGCCTGGCGTTTAGGCGCGGCTTGATAGAAAACGGCGAGGCGTGGATGGACATGATCAAGAGTCGCAATCTGACCTCTCACACTTATGACGAAGCCGTAGCCTCCGAGATCGTTTCTGCCATTCTCGAAAGTTACTTCGCCGAATTCGAAGCGCTCAAAGCCACATTAGAGGAATTGAAACTGGAAGAACAGGTATGA
- a CDS encoding nucleotidyltransferase domain-containing protein, with amino-acid sequence MKYGLKDSTIQKVQSVLARYPQVGKAILYGSRAMGNYKNGSDIDLTLYGDGLTMKVLYRIMDELDDLLLPYTIDLSILDNIGDPDLRDHIRRVGVVFYARDDAQLAGEEDKAASKVFYGEADGV; translated from the coding sequence ATGAAATACGGCCTGAAGGACAGCACAATCCAGAAAGTCCAATCTGTCCTCGCTCGCTATCCGCAGGTGGGGAAAGCGATTCTGTACGGTTCGCGCGCCATGGGAAACTACAAGAACGGCTCGGACATCGACCTGACCCTCTACGGCGATGGTCTGACAATGAAAGTGCTTTACAGAATCATGGATGAACTCGATGACCTGCTCCTGCCCTACACGATCGACCTGTCCATTCTCGATAACATCGGCGATCCCGATCTTCGTGACCACATCCGACGTGTCGGCGTGGTCTTCTATGCACGAGACGACGCGCAACTCGCGGGCGAAGAAGACAAGGCGGCCAGCAAGGTGTTTTACGGAGAAGCGGATGGTGTCTGA
- the acpS gene encoding holo-ACP synthase: MVSDQFLREPLNDVSIRGDLRRVGAVGVDIVRISRVREIAKRRGERFLNRYFSKGEVEYSFTKSDPYPHLAARFAAKEAAFKAFSSAGVRGLPLSSFEVVLGGGGVPAIRDSGRASCRFASDNIAVSLSHDGDLAIAVVMLSGELSVTNK; encoded by the coding sequence ATGGTGTCTGACCAGTTCCTTCGCGAACCGCTTAACGATGTTTCAATCAGGGGCGATCTCAGGAGAGTGGGCGCAGTCGGCGTTGATATTGTGAGAATCTCACGGGTGCGGGAGATCGCCAAGCGCCGCGGCGAGCGTTTCCTGAACCGCTATTTCTCGAAGGGCGAGGTTGAGTATTCGTTCACAAAAAGCGATCCTTATCCTCACCTCGCAGCGAGGTTTGCGGCGAAGGAGGCGGCGTTCAAGGCGTTTTCGTCCGCAGGAGTCCGTGGGCTGCCGCTGAGCTCGTTCGAGGTTGTTCTCGGAGGCGGAGGTGTGCCCGCAATTCGCGATTCGGGCCGCGCCTCGTGCAGGTTTGCGTCCGATAACATCGCAGTTTCGTTGAGCCATGACGGCGACCTTGCGATCGCGGTCGTAATGTTGTCTGGGGAGCTTTCGGTTACAAACAAATAG
- the purH gene encoding bifunctional phosphoribosylaminoimidazolecarboxamide formyltransferase/IMP cyclohydrolase, translating to MRDVSVALVSVFNKDGIVDFCRRLARLGVKLISTGGTAARLNAAGLEVTLVEDITGFAELLDGRVKTLHPKIHAGILARRDVPEHLSQLAQLGASPIDMVVADFYPFGQARDECLDLERTTELIDIGGPAMARAAAKSFRDVLVVPGPKFYDSVAAELESNAGACSLEMRTRMAIEVFQKTSQYDAAVASYLELLTSGKDEYFPQSLSLSLRKLATLRYGENPHQKAALYGALEDVSAVLGAQKLSGKALSYNNIVDILAALNLAVEFDRPAVAIIKHRSPCGAAVGERLDEAYERALAADPISAYGSIIACNRPIDMATAELVHSTTFVEGLIAPGYEEGVLNLLIKKKNRRFLEFPAGFGRGSCKFVHTTVPGGFLIQTVDADLFNETGLKTVTEAEPNEALEGDLRFAWTVCKHVKSNAIVVAKDGVTAGIGAGQTNRVDAARIAIGNAGEKAKGAVLASDAFFPFADSVEEAHKAGIAAIIQPGGSKRDQEVIDACNRLGIPMVFTGMRHFLH from the coding sequence ATGAGAGATGTTAGCGTTGCGCTGGTCAGCGTGTTCAACAAAGATGGGATCGTGGATTTCTGCCGTCGATTGGCGAGGCTGGGTGTGAAACTTATCTCGACTGGCGGCACCGCGGCAAGACTCAATGCCGCTGGGCTTGAGGTGACTCTCGTGGAGGACATAACCGGGTTTGCCGAGCTATTGGACGGCCGCGTCAAGACGCTCCATCCCAAAATCCACGCTGGCATCTTGGCCAGGCGTGACGTTCCAGAGCACCTGTCGCAGCTTGCGCAGCTGGGCGCAAGCCCCATCGACATGGTTGTGGCTGACTTCTACCCCTTCGGCCAGGCGAGGGATGAGTGCCTCGACCTCGAGAGGACGACGGAGCTCATCGACATAGGTGGTCCGGCAATGGCGAGGGCTGCTGCGAAAAGTTTTCGGGATGTGCTGGTCGTGCCAGGGCCTAAGTTCTACGACTCTGTTGCCGCGGAGCTCGAGAGCAATGCCGGCGCCTGCTCGCTCGAGATGCGCACGAGGATGGCGATCGAGGTTTTCCAGAAGACCTCGCAATATGACGCCGCGGTTGCGTCGTATCTGGAGCTCCTGACGTCGGGCAAAGATGAGTATTTCCCGCAGTCGCTCTCGCTCTCGTTGAGGAAGCTTGCGACGCTCAGATACGGCGAGAATCCGCATCAGAAAGCGGCGCTTTACGGGGCGCTGGAAGATGTAAGCGCCGTTCTTGGTGCACAGAAGCTCTCGGGCAAGGCGCTTTCATACAACAACATCGTTGACATCCTGGCGGCTCTCAACCTCGCGGTGGAGTTTGACAGGCCAGCCGTGGCGATTATTAAACATCGCAGCCCCTGTGGAGCCGCTGTTGGAGAGCGCCTTGACGAGGCCTACGAGCGCGCTCTTGCAGCGGACCCCATCTCCGCATACGGATCAATAATCGCCTGTAACAGACCTATCGATATGGCGACGGCCGAGCTTGTGCACTCGACAACATTCGTGGAGGGACTCATCGCCCCGGGTTACGAGGAGGGCGTGCTCAATCTGCTCATAAAAAAGAAAAACAGGCGGTTTCTTGAGTTTCCTGCCGGGTTCGGGAGGGGTTCGTGCAAGTTCGTTCACACGACCGTGCCGGGCGGCTTTCTGATCCAGACGGTTGATGCGGACTTGTTTAACGAGACCGGCCTTAAGACTGTTACGGAGGCTGAACCAAACGAGGCGCTAGAGGGCGACCTTCGCTTCGCCTGGACCGTGTGCAAGCATGTGAAGTCAAACGCGATAGTTGTCGCCAAGGACGGCGTGACGGCCGGGATCGGTGCGGGGCAGACGAACAGGGTGGACGCGGCGAGGATAGCGATAGGGAACGCTGGCGAGAAGGCTAAGGGCGCGGTGCTTGCGTCCGACGCGTTCTTCCCGTTTGCCGATTCTGTTGAGGAGGCGCACAAGGCCGGAATTGCGGCGATCATCCAGCCGGGCGGCTCCAAGCGCGATCAGGAGGTGATTGACGCCTGTAATCGGCTCGGAATACCGATGGTCTTCACGGGGATGCGGCACTTTTTGCACTGA
- the purD gene encoding phosphoribosylamine--glycine ligase: MRVMIVGGGGREHAIAWKVRQSPLVDELFCVPGNAGTEAIARNLPEDAANIQGIVSLAQEHRIDLTIIGPEAPLAMGLSDALQSEGLTVFGPTKEAAAIESSKVFAKQFMADCGIPTPSYWVFDDFRNAISFVDEKGLPVVIKADGLAAGKGAFVCRTEDDVDEALRNTLVEERLGDAGKSILVEACLVGQEASVVVITDGETVLPLPCSEDHKQLLDGDRGPNTGGMGAFSPTEVIDDALRDRVMREIMLPAIRGLKSRGILYRGALYAGLMIVDGDPYVLEFNCRFGDPETQATLPRVKGDLVPVLMAAADGSLEGISIDVADSHCVCVTLASKGYPGRYEKGREIHGLSECERLDNVVVFHAGTKTTDGRALTAGGRVLGVTATGATKKDALQRVYDAVDRIDFQGKYFRRDIAMRRGR, translated from the coding sequence ATGCGGGTAATGATCGTTGGCGGCGGCGGGCGTGAACATGCGATCGCCTGGAAGGTCAGGCAAAGCCCCCTAGTGGATGAGCTTTTCTGTGTGCCCGGAAACGCCGGGACAGAGGCCATCGCACGGAACCTGCCCGAAGATGCGGCCAACATCCAAGGCATCGTCTCCCTCGCCCAGGAGCATCGCATAGACCTCACGATAATTGGGCCTGAGGCGCCGCTCGCCATGGGCCTTTCGGACGCTCTCCAGTCGGAGGGCCTTACGGTGTTTGGCCCCACCAAGGAGGCCGCCGCGATCGAGTCGAGCAAGGTCTTCGCCAAGCAGTTCATGGCCGACTGTGGGATACCAACTCCGAGCTACTGGGTCTTTGATGACTTCAGGAATGCCATCTCGTTCGTGGATGAGAAGGGCCTGCCGGTTGTGATTAAGGCGGATGGGCTCGCCGCCGGCAAAGGCGCCTTCGTCTGCCGAACCGAGGACGACGTTGACGAGGCACTTAGGAATACGCTTGTGGAGGAGCGGCTTGGCGACGCTGGCAAGAGCATTCTGGTGGAGGCCTGCCTCGTTGGTCAAGAGGCGTCGGTCGTGGTGATCACCGATGGCGAGACCGTGCTTCCCCTGCCTTGTTCGGAGGACCATAAGCAGCTCTTGGACGGCGACAGAGGTCCCAATACGGGCGGCATGGGGGCATTCTCGCCGACAGAGGTCATTGACGATGCGCTTCGGGACCGGGTGATGCGCGAGATAATGCTGCCGGCCATTCGCGGGCTCAAGAGCCGGGGGATTCTCTACCGAGGGGCGCTTTATGCGGGACTGATGATAGTTGATGGCGACCCTTACGTTCTCGAGTTCAACTGCCGATTCGGGGACCCCGAGACGCAGGCCACGCTGCCCAGGGTCAAGGGCGACCTCGTGCCTGTTCTTATGGCCGCTGCAGACGGCTCGCTGGAGGGGATAAGCATCGACGTGGCAGATAGCCACTGCGTCTGCGTAACGCTGGCCTCCAAGGGCTACCCGGGCAGATACGAGAAGGGGCGTGAGATTCATGGCCTTTCAGAGTGCGAGCGGCTCGATAACGTCGTCGTGTTCCACGCCGGGACGAAGACGACTGACGGAAGGGCTTTAACTGCCGGTGGCAGAGTCCTCGGCGTAACGGCCACTGGGGCGACCAAGAAAGATGCGCTCCAGCGGGTTTATGACGCAGTTGACCGGATCGATTTTCAGGGTAAGTATTTCAGGCGAGATATAGCGATGCGGCGAGGCCGCTAA
- a CDS encoding DegT/DnrJ/EryC1/StrS aminotransferase family protein gives MSKLAIDGGKPVRDDFLFFHRSSVGKEEVNEIAESFASGWLTTGPKTAEFERRFADYLGASAVVGLNSCTAGLHLGLVVLGIEEGDEVITTPITFPSTANVIEHQRAKTVFVDVEPGTLLIDPKRLEEAITPRTRAAIPVHFAGHPCEMGRIMEIARGHGIHIVEDCAHAIEAKTDGRHCGTFGEVGAFSFYATKNITCGEGGAACVQSEELHDKLAVLRLHGLTKDAWKRYDKGGFAHYECVVPGFKYNMMDIQAAMLLHQLAKLEGFARRRREIVAMYDDAFGEMPEVRPLARRASVQHAHHIYPMLLELERLSCSRDEFLNAMQAENIGVAVHFRALHLHPYYREKYGFKLGDFPNAEHASDRLVSVPLYPSLADEDVKTVIEAVDKIVAHFKR, from the coding sequence GTGTCGAAACTTGCAATTGACGGCGGAAAGCCTGTCAGGGACGATTTCCTTTTCTTTCACCGGTCGAGTGTTGGCAAGGAGGAGGTCAACGAGATAGCCGAGTCCTTCGCATCTGGCTGGCTTACGACGGGGCCGAAGACCGCGGAGTTCGAGAGGCGGTTTGCAGATTATCTCGGCGCCTCGGCCGTAGTTGGTCTGAACTCCTGCACAGCGGGGCTGCACCTGGGCCTAGTCGTCTTGGGCATCGAGGAGGGAGACGAGGTGATCACAACGCCGATCACGTTCCCCTCAACTGCGAACGTCATCGAGCACCAGCGAGCCAAGACGGTCTTCGTCGACGTTGAGCCTGGCACGCTTCTGATAGACCCAAAACGGCTCGAGGAGGCGATAACGCCTCGTACCAGGGCCGCGATCCCTGTGCACTTTGCTGGCCACCCGTGCGAGATGGGAAGGATCATGGAGATCGCGAGGGGACATGGCATTCATATTGTCGAGGACTGCGCCCACGCGATCGAGGCCAAGACCGACGGGCGGCATTGCGGTACGTTCGGCGAGGTTGGGGCGTTCAGCTTCTACGCGACCAAGAACATAACGTGCGGCGAGGGTGGTGCGGCGTGCGTTCAGTCGGAAGAGCTTCACGACAAGCTCGCGGTTCTCAGGCTCCACGGCCTCACCAAAGACGCCTGGAAACGTTACGACAAAGGCGGCTTCGCCCACTATGAGTGCGTTGTTCCGGGATTCAAATACAACATGATGGATATCCAGGCCGCAATGCTGTTGCACCAGCTCGCCAAGCTCGAGGGCTTTGCGAGGCGCCGGCGCGAGATCGTTGCGATGTACGACGATGCCTTCGGCGAGATGCCCGAGGTTCGGCCGCTCGCCAGAAGAGCCAGCGTCCAGCACGCCCACCACATATATCCGATGTTGCTCGAGCTCGAGCGGCTAAGTTGCAGCCGCGATGAGTTCCTCAACGCGATGCAGGCGGAGAACATCGGCGTCGCCGTGCACTTCAGGGCGCTTCATCTGCACCCGTACTATCGCGAGAAGTACGGTTTCAAACTGGGCGATTTCCCGAACGCAGAGCACGCCAGCGACAGGCTCGTCAGCGTGCCGCTTTACCCCTCTCTGGCAGACGAAGACGTAAAGACGGTCATCGAGGCGGTCGATAAGATAGTTGCGCACTTCAAGCGATAA
- the recO gene encoding DNA repair protein RecO, which translates to MCTFSIDGVILRIVLGSEFDARLTVLTRRFGRLSLVARRLNRPSGLRGSIDALSISHCYVRRMGKSGMLRLEECERELSFPELAADYVRFVCASYVAEFLLLAVPEESPCPELYDLLLQALDCLRNCVGSVAVALAAELKMLDAMGLAPSLSQCVHCGRAAEAKRARYVVEAGGMVCSDCWSRRKADYEMSSPTALSPGVLAFAKRAILSPISSLKRTRISRPLARELLHLSARHKAYHLQLELNSARLLRASVRLH; encoded by the coding sequence ATGTGCACGTTTTCAATAGATGGCGTCATTCTGAGGATCGTGCTCGGAAGTGAGTTCGACGCACGATTGACCGTTCTAACCCGAAGGTTTGGCCGCCTCAGCCTCGTAGCGAGGCGCCTGAACCGGCCCAGCGGATTGCGCGGCTCGATAGATGCTCTGAGCATATCCCATTGTTACGTCAGGCGCATGGGCAAGTCCGGTATGTTGAGGCTTGAGGAGTGCGAGAGAGAACTCTCTTTCCCCGAGCTTGCAGCTGACTATGTGCGGTTTGTCTGCGCTTCCTATGTGGCCGAGTTTCTGCTCCTTGCTGTCCCTGAGGAAAGCCCCTGCCCAGAGCTCTATGACCTTCTGCTTCAGGCTTTGGACTGCCTGCGCAATTGCGTTGGCTCTGTCGCGGTAGCGCTTGCGGCCGAGCTCAAGATGCTGGACGCGATGGGCTTGGCACCCTCGCTGTCGCAGTGCGTCCATTGCGGCCGAGCTGCTGAGGCAAAGCGTGCGCGTTACGTGGTCGAGGCGGGCGGGATGGTCTGCTCGGATTGCTGGTCAAGGCGCAAGGCCGACTACGAGATGAGCTCGCCGACGGCATTGAGCCCGGGCGTGCTGGCATTTGCCAAAAGGGCGATTCTAAGCCCGATTAGCTCGCTCAAAAGGACACGCATAAGCCGACCGCTTGCCCGCGAGCTACTGCATCTTTCTGCCCGCCACAAGGCCTATCACCTCCAGCTTGAGCTCAACTCCGCACGGCTGCTCAGGGCATCTGTTCGCCTACACTAG